Proteins co-encoded in one Arachis hypogaea cultivar Tifrunner chromosome 13, arahy.Tifrunner.gnm2.J5K5, whole genome shotgun sequence genomic window:
- the LOC140178125 gene encoding uncharacterized protein produces the protein MAAGLLVAAVVGGLLCMVAGKPFCHRSCPETPSESDSAAAGVLRPPEPLPEVLATSAVAGKVAVDPPEFLAAAGVVAAAGSKSQLLRVVIPSCYGYCKSGWELRFWLPLVRVEAERTL, from the exons ATGGCCGCCGGTCTCCTAGTTGCTGCTGTGGTTGGGGGTCTGCTGTGTATGGTCGCCGGAAAACCTTTTTGCCACCGGAGCTGCCCTGAAACACCATCGGAGTCTGACAGCGCCGCTGCCGGAGTTCTGAGGCCACCTGAACCACTGCCAGAGGTTCTGGCTACTTCTGCTGTCGCCGGAAAagttgccg TTGATCCACCGGAGTTTCTGGCCGCCGCCGGAGTTGTTGCTGCCGCCGGTTCGAAATCGCAGCTGCTTCGTGTTGTTattccg agttgctatggttattgcaaaagtggctgggagctgaggttttggttgccgttagttcgggttgaggcggaaaggactctgtga